In a genomic window of Telopea speciosissima isolate NSW1024214 ecotype Mountain lineage chromosome 5, Tspe_v1, whole genome shotgun sequence:
- the LOC122662275 gene encoding phosphatidate phosphatase PAH2-like isoform X3 — MYAVERLSSYISRGVYTVAGPFHPFGGAVDIIVVQQPDGSFKSSPWYVKFGKFQGVLKTKEQVVSIIVNGVEAEFHMYLNHKGEAYFLEELDGEEGDSVLSPPSSCDEMEEQSQSENGRIKKSKIDDFDANQPSTAAPTDEGKAKVVTKMRSRRSGILGLVFGQNSIKEDGNRSEGSIVRAERSASLELAEIAADLLELKWSTNLPTIVPRMGNASKFSVPVDEADKDLLRDSISNNSDFSTANGETDLCNNNGSGFNNRENPDDVISPTEILLTTQEQGMEISTLEMFDMDSRCEVISEVSTIINKSWAGNAVSEERAEGSVSKTNPDLVEIELGQSTHSGIEQSSDGLSTILSTGILLEETGNQNSNSYTYIETADVSTVGMNCSFQQSTETLEFYSGGCEEVEPHSQVLYQPTELIPEVTPHQDSRVLTIKENITDTGIVGDGDSSKFLNTRTVHENELTSDDSIAESLVSRNLHVATSNSVETETLEVNHQDTVTEGLSQNDNLETEQVKVLENESQVADLSCSRITENSKLLVSLNEEVGVNEILDLLEEAVSQSMGTSSDVSSSILVQCKENIGLDDKTKEHSPSLDFVCDTQKPLLNSVPVKESIPPPESLEEDQLLFGDIDGLDPIGVQLKESVSQESIKIEYHPSLTLDGIEDVHETVDINHDSSSSRGKLADIYPASNFEGLIEESGTQSSPIRIPKPHKVSGENGLRLLESLPIIRSHIDSLEKSDAHHPLSHSLDLNSGNLRLGLLVQDVSSSLKADADSEHSLAHKHPRILDTQATAELERASTSSNVGEPERALARSGGSWRLWPFQFGKSRTMNSVRLTLDGPKDSNASDCAGDFIKDKNAPKTKVTKKKVRIIIPTSEQLASLNLKEGQNMIAFTFSTTMVGRQQVDARIYLWKWNTRIVVSDVDGTITNADQMFLDSSCLWLGKIGHRQVLHIYSQRLRKMAISCFSLVLVQFLRRISQGSSWSTLSSITVFLHLQDGKALPDGPVVISPDGLFPSLFREVIRRAPHEFKIACLENIRALFPPDCNPFYAGFGNRYTDEISYLKVGIPKGKIFTINPKGQIAVNHWVDTKSYTSLHTLVNGMFPAKSSAEQEDFNSWNYWKMPLPKINV; from the exons ATGTACGCGGTGGAGAGGCTGAGTAGTTACATCAGCCGCGGTGTTTATACGGTTGCTGGCCCTTTTCACCCTTTCGGAGGAGCTGTTGATATAATTGTTGTCCAACAACCTGATGGAAGCTTCAAATCATCGCCTTGGTATGTCAAATTTGGAAAGTTTCAAGGGGTATTGAAGACGAAGGAGCAGGTGGTTAGTATTATTGTTAATGGAGTCGAAGCCGAGTTTCATATGTACTTGAATCATAAAGGAGAAGCTTACTTCCTCGAGGAGTTGGACGGTGAAGAAGGGGACTCTGTTTTGTCTCCTCCATCTTCCTGTGATGAGATGGAGGAGCAGTCCCAGTCtgagaatggaaggattaaAAAGTCTAaaattgatgattttgatgCTAATCAGCCAAGCACGGCCGCTCCAACTGATGAAGGGAAGGCAAAGGTTGTGACAAAGATGAGATCTCGTCGGTCTGGCATTTTGGGGCTGGTTTTCGGACAGAATTCTATAAAGGAAGACGGTAATAGGAGCGAAGGCAGCATCGTTCGTGCCGAACGGTCGGCTTCACTGGAACTTGCAGAGATTGCAGCTGACCTTTTGGAGCTGAAATGGTCTACCAATCTTCCAACTATTGTGCCTAGGATGGGCAATGCTTCTAAGTTCTCTGTGCCAGTTGATGAGGCTGATAAGGATTT GCTTCGTGATAGCATTAGCaataattctgatttttctacTGCAAATGGTGAAACTGATCTCTGCAACAATAATGGGTCTGGTTTTAATAATCGAGAGAATCCTGATGATGTGATTAGTCCAACGGAGATACTTTTGACAACCCAGGAACAGGGCATGGAGATTTCCACATTAGAGATGTTTGATATGGACAGCCGGTGTGAGGTAATCTCTGAGGTATCAACAATTATCAACAAATCTTGGGCGGGGAATGCTGTTTCTGAGGAAAGGGCTGAAGGTTCAGTCTCCAAGACTAATCCAGATTTGGTCGAGATTGAACTGGGGCAGAGTACACACTCTGGTATAGAGCAGTCTTCTGATGGACTATCTACTATTTTAAGCACTGGTATTCTTCTGGAGGAAACTGGAAATCAAAACTCTAATTCCTACACATACATTGAAACGGCAGACGTCTCAACTGTTGGGATGAATTGCTCCTTTCAACAATCGACTGAAACTCTGGAATTTTATTCTGGCGGATGTGAGGAAGTAGAGCCTCATTCTCAAGTTTTATATCAGCCTACTGAGCTTATACCTGAGGTAACCCCACATCAAGATTCTAGAGTACTcacaatcaaagaaaatattacTGATACAGGAATTGTAGGAGATGGAGATTCCTCTAAGTTTCTTAACACTCGAACTGTTCATGAAAATGAGTTAACCTCAGATGACTCAATTGCAGAGTCCCTTGTATCACGCAATTTGCATGTGGCTACGTCTAATTCTGTTGAAACTGAGACATTAGAAGTTAATCACCAAGATACTGTAACTGAGGGCCTTTCTCAGAATGATAATTTGGAGACAGAACAagtcaaggttttggagaatgAATCCCAAGTAGCAGATCTTTCTTGTTCTCGTATAACTGAAAATTCAAAGTTGCTAGTTTCACTTAATGAAGAGGTTGGTGTCAATGAAATCCTTGATTTGCTTGAAGAAGCAGTGTCGCAAAGTATGGGCACCTCTTCTGATGTGAGCAGTTCAATTCTAGTCCAGTGTAAGGAAAATATTGGTTTAGATGATAAGACAAAAGAGCACTCTCCATCATTAGATTTTGTTTGTGATACTCAAAAACCACTTTTAAACTCTGTCCCTGTGAAGGAAAGCATTCCACCACCAGAAAGTTTGGAAGAAGATCAGCTTCTATTTGGTGACATTGATGGCCTTGATCCCATCGGTGTCCAACTTAAGGAATCAGTTTCTCAGGAATCCATAAAGATTGAATATCATCCATCTCTTACGTTGGATGGCATTGAAGATGTGCATGAAACAGTCGATATAAATCATGATTCATCTTCGTCTCGAGGCAAGCTTGCTGACATATACCCTGCTAGTAATTTTGAAGGTTTGATTGAGGAATCAGGGACTCAATCAAGTCCAATTAGAATTCCAAAACCTCATAAGGTTTCTGGAGAAAATGGTTTGCGGTTGCTGGAATCTTTACCCATTATACGGTCCCACATTGATAGTCTAGAAAAATCTGATGCTCATCACCCTCTAAGCCATTCTCTAGATTTAAATTCTGGGAATTTGAGGTTAGGGCTTCTTGTGCAAGATGTCTCGTCCTCTTTAAAGGCAGATGCAGACTCTGAACATAGCTTAGCACACAAGCATCCCAGAATATTGGATACTCAGGCCACTGCGGAACTCGAACGTGCATCAACCAGCAGTAACGTTG GGGAACCAGAAAGAGCGCTTGCTCGATCTGGTGGAAGCTGGAGACTCTGGCCTTTCCAGTTCGGAAAATCAAGAACCATGAACTCTGTGCGGCTGACTCTGGATGGCCCTAAAGATTCTAATGCTTCAGATTGTGCTGGTGATTTTATCAAGGataaaaatgcacccaaaaCAAAGGTCACTAAAAAGAAGGTTAGAATAATCATTCCGACATCTGAACAGCTGGCATCCTTGAATCTGAAGGAAGGACAGAACATGATAGCCTTCACATTTTCAACTACAATGGTGGGGAGGCAGCAG GTGGATGCTAGAATTTATTTGTGGAAATGGAACACTCGTATAGTTGTCTCCGATGTTGATGGCACAATTACGAA TGCAGATCAGATGTTCTTGGACAGTTCATGCCTTTGGTTGGGAAAGATTGGTCACAGACAGGTGTTGCACATCTATTCTCAGCGATTAAG GAAAATGGCTATCAGTTGCTTTTCCTTAGTGCTCGTGCAATTTCTCAGGCGTATCTCACAAGGCAGTTCCTGGTCAACCTTAAGCAG CATCACTGTCTTCTTGCATTTGCAGGATGGGAAAGCTCTACCTGATGGGCCAGTTGTAATTTCCCCTGATGGACTCTTTCCTTCCCTCTTCCGAGAGG TAATTAGAAGAGCTCCTCATGAATTTAAGATTGCATGCTTGGAG
- the LOC122662275 gene encoding phosphatidate phosphatase PAH2-like isoform X4, which yields MYAVERLSSYISRGVYTVAGPFHPFGGAVDIIVVQQPDGSFKSSPWYVKFGKFQGVLKTKEQVVSIIVNGVEAEFHMYLNHKGEAYFLEELDGEEGDSVLSPPSSCDEMEEQSQSENGRIKKSKIDDFDANQPSTAAPTDEGKAKVVTKMRSRRSGILGLVFGQNSIKEDGNRSEGSIVRAERSASLELAEIAADLLELKWSTNLPTIVPRMGNASKFSVPVDEADKDLQANNEQSPGSPSLRDSISNNSDFSTANGETDLCNNNGSGFNNRENPDDVISPTEILLTTQEQGMEISTLEMFDMDSRCEVISEVSTIINKSWAGNAVSEERAEGSVSKTNPDLVEIELGQSTHSGIEQSSDGLSTILSTGILLEETGNQNSNSYTYIETADVSTVGMNCSFQQSTETLEFYSGGCEEVEPHSQVLYQPTELIPEVTPHQDSRVLTIKENITDTGIVGDGDSSKFLNTRTVHENELTSDDSIAESLVSRNLHVATSNSVETETLEVNHQDTVTEGLSQNDNLETEQVKVLENESQVADLSCSRITENSKLLVSLNEEVGVNEILDLLEEAVSQSMGTSSDVSSSILVQCKENIGLDDKTKEHSPSLDFVCDTQKPLLNSVPVKESIPPPESLEEDQLLFGDIDGLDPIGVQLKESVSQESIKIEYHPSLTLDGIEDVHETVDINHDSSSSRGKLADIYPASNFEGLIEESGTQSSPIRIPKPHKVSGENGLRLLESLPIIRSHIDSLEKSDAHHPLSHSLDLNSGNLRLGLLVQDVSSSLKADADSEHSLAHKHPRILDTQATAELERASTSSNVGEPERALARSGGSWRLWPFQFGKSRTMNSVRLTLDGPKDSNASDCAGDFIKDKNAPKTKVTKKKVRIIIPTSEQLASLNLKEGQNMIAFTFSTTMVGRQQVDARIYLWKWNTRIVVSDVDGTITNADQMFLDSSCLWLGKIGHRQVLHIYSQRLRKMAISCFSLVLVQFLRRISQGSSWSTLSSITVFLHLQDGKALPDGPVVISPDGLFPSLFREVIRRAPHEFKIACLEPNF from the exons ATGTACGCGGTGGAGAGGCTGAGTAGTTACATCAGCCGCGGTGTTTATACGGTTGCTGGCCCTTTTCACCCTTTCGGAGGAGCTGTTGATATAATTGTTGTCCAACAACCTGATGGAAGCTTCAAATCATCGCCTTGGTATGTCAAATTTGGAAAGTTTCAAGGGGTATTGAAGACGAAGGAGCAGGTGGTTAGTATTATTGTTAATGGAGTCGAAGCCGAGTTTCATATGTACTTGAATCATAAAGGAGAAGCTTACTTCCTCGAGGAGTTGGACGGTGAAGAAGGGGACTCTGTTTTGTCTCCTCCATCTTCCTGTGATGAGATGGAGGAGCAGTCCCAGTCtgagaatggaaggattaaAAAGTCTAaaattgatgattttgatgCTAATCAGCCAAGCACGGCCGCTCCAACTGATGAAGGGAAGGCAAAGGTTGTGACAAAGATGAGATCTCGTCGGTCTGGCATTTTGGGGCTGGTTTTCGGACAGAATTCTATAAAGGAAGACGGTAATAGGAGCGAAGGCAGCATCGTTCGTGCCGAACGGTCGGCTTCACTGGAACTTGCAGAGATTGCAGCTGACCTTTTGGAGCTGAAATGGTCTACCAATCTTCCAACTATTGTGCCTAGGATGGGCAATGCTTCTAAGTTCTCTGTGCCAGTTGATGAGGCTGATAAGGATTTGCAGGCTAATAACGAACAAAGCCCGGGCAGCCCGTCGCTTCGTGATAGCATTAGCaataattctgatttttctacTGCAAATGGTGAAACTGATCTCTGCAACAATAATGGGTCTGGTTTTAATAATCGAGAGAATCCTGATGATGTGATTAGTCCAACGGAGATACTTTTGACAACCCAGGAACAGGGCATGGAGATTTCCACATTAGAGATGTTTGATATGGACAGCCGGTGTGAGGTAATCTCTGAGGTATCAACAATTATCAACAAATCTTGGGCGGGGAATGCTGTTTCTGAGGAAAGGGCTGAAGGTTCAGTCTCCAAGACTAATCCAGATTTGGTCGAGATTGAACTGGGGCAGAGTACACACTCTGGTATAGAGCAGTCTTCTGATGGACTATCTACTATTTTAAGCACTGGTATTCTTCTGGAGGAAACTGGAAATCAAAACTCTAATTCCTACACATACATTGAAACGGCAGACGTCTCAACTGTTGGGATGAATTGCTCCTTTCAACAATCGACTGAAACTCTGGAATTTTATTCTGGCGGATGTGAGGAAGTAGAGCCTCATTCTCAAGTTTTATATCAGCCTACTGAGCTTATACCTGAGGTAACCCCACATCAAGATTCTAGAGTACTcacaatcaaagaaaatattacTGATACAGGAATTGTAGGAGATGGAGATTCCTCTAAGTTTCTTAACACTCGAACTGTTCATGAAAATGAGTTAACCTCAGATGACTCAATTGCAGAGTCCCTTGTATCACGCAATTTGCATGTGGCTACGTCTAATTCTGTTGAAACTGAGACATTAGAAGTTAATCACCAAGATACTGTAACTGAGGGCCTTTCTCAGAATGATAATTTGGAGACAGAACAagtcaaggttttggagaatgAATCCCAAGTAGCAGATCTTTCTTGTTCTCGTATAACTGAAAATTCAAAGTTGCTAGTTTCACTTAATGAAGAGGTTGGTGTCAATGAAATCCTTGATTTGCTTGAAGAAGCAGTGTCGCAAAGTATGGGCACCTCTTCTGATGTGAGCAGTTCAATTCTAGTCCAGTGTAAGGAAAATATTGGTTTAGATGATAAGACAAAAGAGCACTCTCCATCATTAGATTTTGTTTGTGATACTCAAAAACCACTTTTAAACTCTGTCCCTGTGAAGGAAAGCATTCCACCACCAGAAAGTTTGGAAGAAGATCAGCTTCTATTTGGTGACATTGATGGCCTTGATCCCATCGGTGTCCAACTTAAGGAATCAGTTTCTCAGGAATCCATAAAGATTGAATATCATCCATCTCTTACGTTGGATGGCATTGAAGATGTGCATGAAACAGTCGATATAAATCATGATTCATCTTCGTCTCGAGGCAAGCTTGCTGACATATACCCTGCTAGTAATTTTGAAGGTTTGATTGAGGAATCAGGGACTCAATCAAGTCCAATTAGAATTCCAAAACCTCATAAGGTTTCTGGAGAAAATGGTTTGCGGTTGCTGGAATCTTTACCCATTATACGGTCCCACATTGATAGTCTAGAAAAATCTGATGCTCATCACCCTCTAAGCCATTCTCTAGATTTAAATTCTGGGAATTTGAGGTTAGGGCTTCTTGTGCAAGATGTCTCGTCCTCTTTAAAGGCAGATGCAGACTCTGAACATAGCTTAGCACACAAGCATCCCAGAATATTGGATACTCAGGCCACTGCGGAACTCGAACGTGCATCAACCAGCAGTAACGTTG GGGAACCAGAAAGAGCGCTTGCTCGATCTGGTGGAAGCTGGAGACTCTGGCCTTTCCAGTTCGGAAAATCAAGAACCATGAACTCTGTGCGGCTGACTCTGGATGGCCCTAAAGATTCTAATGCTTCAGATTGTGCTGGTGATTTTATCAAGGataaaaatgcacccaaaaCAAAGGTCACTAAAAAGAAGGTTAGAATAATCATTCCGACATCTGAACAGCTGGCATCCTTGAATCTGAAGGAAGGACAGAACATGATAGCCTTCACATTTTCAACTACAATGGTGGGGAGGCAGCAG GTGGATGCTAGAATTTATTTGTGGAAATGGAACACTCGTATAGTTGTCTCCGATGTTGATGGCACAATTACGAA TGCAGATCAGATGTTCTTGGACAGTTCATGCCTTTGGTTGGGAAAGATTGGTCACAGACAGGTGTTGCACATCTATTCTCAGCGATTAAG GAAAATGGCTATCAGTTGCTTTTCCTTAGTGCTCGTGCAATTTCTCAGGCGTATCTCACAAGGCAGTTCCTGGTCAACCTTAAGCAG CATCACTGTCTTCTTGCATTTGCAGGATGGGAAAGCTCTACCTGATGGGCCAGTTGTAATTTCCCCTGATGGACTCTTTCCTTCCCTCTTCCGAGAGG TAATTAGAAGAGCTCCTCATGAATTTAAGATTGCATGCTTGGAG
- the LOC122662275 gene encoding phosphatidate phosphatase PAH2-like isoform X1: MYAVERLSSYISRGVYTVAGPFHPFGGAVDIIVVQQPDGSFKSSPWYVKFGKFQGVLKTKEQVVSIIVNGVEAEFHMYLNHKGEAYFLEELDGEEGDSVLSPPSSCDEMEEQSQSENGRIKKSKIDDFDANQPSTAAPTDEGKAKVVTKMRSRRSGILGLVFGQNSIKEDGNRSEGSIVRAERSASLELAEIAADLLELKWSTNLPTIVPRMGNASKFSVPVDEADKDLQANNEQSPGSPSLRDSISNNSDFSTANGETDLCNNNGSGFNNRENPDDVISPTEILLTTQEQGMEISTLEMFDMDSRCEVISEVSTIINKSWAGNAVSEERAEGSVSKTNPDLVEIELGQSTHSGIEQSSDGLSTILSTGILLEETGNQNSNSYTYIETADVSTVGMNCSFQQSTETLEFYSGGCEEVEPHSQVLYQPTELIPEVTPHQDSRVLTIKENITDTGIVGDGDSSKFLNTRTVHENELTSDDSIAESLVSRNLHVATSNSVETETLEVNHQDTVTEGLSQNDNLETEQVKVLENESQVADLSCSRITENSKLLVSLNEEVGVNEILDLLEEAVSQSMGTSSDVSSSILVQCKENIGLDDKTKEHSPSLDFVCDTQKPLLNSVPVKESIPPPESLEEDQLLFGDIDGLDPIGVQLKESVSQESIKIEYHPSLTLDGIEDVHETVDINHDSSSSRGKLADIYPASNFEGLIEESGTQSSPIRIPKPHKVSGENGLRLLESLPIIRSHIDSLEKSDAHHPLSHSLDLNSGNLRLGLLVQDVSSSLKADADSEHSLAHKHPRILDTQATAELERASTSSNVGEPERALARSGGSWRLWPFQFGKSRTMNSVRLTLDGPKDSNASDCAGDFIKDKNAPKTKVTKKKVRIIIPTSEQLASLNLKEGQNMIAFTFSTTMVGRQQVDARIYLWKWNTRIVVSDVDGTITNADQMFLDSSCLWLGKIGHRQVLHIYSQRLRKMAISCFSLVLVQFLRRISQGSSWSTLSSITVFLHLQDGKALPDGPVVISPDGLFPSLFREVIRRAPHEFKIACLENIRALFPPDCNPFYAGFGNRYTDEISYLKVGIPKGKIFTINPKGQIAVNHWVDTKSYTSLHTLVNGMFPAKSSAEQEDFNSWNYWKMPLPKINV; encoded by the exons ATGTACGCGGTGGAGAGGCTGAGTAGTTACATCAGCCGCGGTGTTTATACGGTTGCTGGCCCTTTTCACCCTTTCGGAGGAGCTGTTGATATAATTGTTGTCCAACAACCTGATGGAAGCTTCAAATCATCGCCTTGGTATGTCAAATTTGGAAAGTTTCAAGGGGTATTGAAGACGAAGGAGCAGGTGGTTAGTATTATTGTTAATGGAGTCGAAGCCGAGTTTCATATGTACTTGAATCATAAAGGAGAAGCTTACTTCCTCGAGGAGTTGGACGGTGAAGAAGGGGACTCTGTTTTGTCTCCTCCATCTTCCTGTGATGAGATGGAGGAGCAGTCCCAGTCtgagaatggaaggattaaAAAGTCTAaaattgatgattttgatgCTAATCAGCCAAGCACGGCCGCTCCAACTGATGAAGGGAAGGCAAAGGTTGTGACAAAGATGAGATCTCGTCGGTCTGGCATTTTGGGGCTGGTTTTCGGACAGAATTCTATAAAGGAAGACGGTAATAGGAGCGAAGGCAGCATCGTTCGTGCCGAACGGTCGGCTTCACTGGAACTTGCAGAGATTGCAGCTGACCTTTTGGAGCTGAAATGGTCTACCAATCTTCCAACTATTGTGCCTAGGATGGGCAATGCTTCTAAGTTCTCTGTGCCAGTTGATGAGGCTGATAAGGATTTGCAGGCTAATAACGAACAAAGCCCGGGCAGCCCGTCGCTTCGTGATAGCATTAGCaataattctgatttttctacTGCAAATGGTGAAACTGATCTCTGCAACAATAATGGGTCTGGTTTTAATAATCGAGAGAATCCTGATGATGTGATTAGTCCAACGGAGATACTTTTGACAACCCAGGAACAGGGCATGGAGATTTCCACATTAGAGATGTTTGATATGGACAGCCGGTGTGAGGTAATCTCTGAGGTATCAACAATTATCAACAAATCTTGGGCGGGGAATGCTGTTTCTGAGGAAAGGGCTGAAGGTTCAGTCTCCAAGACTAATCCAGATTTGGTCGAGATTGAACTGGGGCAGAGTACACACTCTGGTATAGAGCAGTCTTCTGATGGACTATCTACTATTTTAAGCACTGGTATTCTTCTGGAGGAAACTGGAAATCAAAACTCTAATTCCTACACATACATTGAAACGGCAGACGTCTCAACTGTTGGGATGAATTGCTCCTTTCAACAATCGACTGAAACTCTGGAATTTTATTCTGGCGGATGTGAGGAAGTAGAGCCTCATTCTCAAGTTTTATATCAGCCTACTGAGCTTATACCTGAGGTAACCCCACATCAAGATTCTAGAGTACTcacaatcaaagaaaatattacTGATACAGGAATTGTAGGAGATGGAGATTCCTCTAAGTTTCTTAACACTCGAACTGTTCATGAAAATGAGTTAACCTCAGATGACTCAATTGCAGAGTCCCTTGTATCACGCAATTTGCATGTGGCTACGTCTAATTCTGTTGAAACTGAGACATTAGAAGTTAATCACCAAGATACTGTAACTGAGGGCCTTTCTCAGAATGATAATTTGGAGACAGAACAagtcaaggttttggagaatgAATCCCAAGTAGCAGATCTTTCTTGTTCTCGTATAACTGAAAATTCAAAGTTGCTAGTTTCACTTAATGAAGAGGTTGGTGTCAATGAAATCCTTGATTTGCTTGAAGAAGCAGTGTCGCAAAGTATGGGCACCTCTTCTGATGTGAGCAGTTCAATTCTAGTCCAGTGTAAGGAAAATATTGGTTTAGATGATAAGACAAAAGAGCACTCTCCATCATTAGATTTTGTTTGTGATACTCAAAAACCACTTTTAAACTCTGTCCCTGTGAAGGAAAGCATTCCACCACCAGAAAGTTTGGAAGAAGATCAGCTTCTATTTGGTGACATTGATGGCCTTGATCCCATCGGTGTCCAACTTAAGGAATCAGTTTCTCAGGAATCCATAAAGATTGAATATCATCCATCTCTTACGTTGGATGGCATTGAAGATGTGCATGAAACAGTCGATATAAATCATGATTCATCTTCGTCTCGAGGCAAGCTTGCTGACATATACCCTGCTAGTAATTTTGAAGGTTTGATTGAGGAATCAGGGACTCAATCAAGTCCAATTAGAATTCCAAAACCTCATAAGGTTTCTGGAGAAAATGGTTTGCGGTTGCTGGAATCTTTACCCATTATACGGTCCCACATTGATAGTCTAGAAAAATCTGATGCTCATCACCCTCTAAGCCATTCTCTAGATTTAAATTCTGGGAATTTGAGGTTAGGGCTTCTTGTGCAAGATGTCTCGTCCTCTTTAAAGGCAGATGCAGACTCTGAACATAGCTTAGCACACAAGCATCCCAGAATATTGGATACTCAGGCCACTGCGGAACTCGAACGTGCATCAACCAGCAGTAACGTTG GGGAACCAGAAAGAGCGCTTGCTCGATCTGGTGGAAGCTGGAGACTCTGGCCTTTCCAGTTCGGAAAATCAAGAACCATGAACTCTGTGCGGCTGACTCTGGATGGCCCTAAAGATTCTAATGCTTCAGATTGTGCTGGTGATTTTATCAAGGataaaaatgcacccaaaaCAAAGGTCACTAAAAAGAAGGTTAGAATAATCATTCCGACATCTGAACAGCTGGCATCCTTGAATCTGAAGGAAGGACAGAACATGATAGCCTTCACATTTTCAACTACAATGGTGGGGAGGCAGCAG GTGGATGCTAGAATTTATTTGTGGAAATGGAACACTCGTATAGTTGTCTCCGATGTTGATGGCACAATTACGAA TGCAGATCAGATGTTCTTGGACAGTTCATGCCTTTGGTTGGGAAAGATTGGTCACAGACAGGTGTTGCACATCTATTCTCAGCGATTAAG GAAAATGGCTATCAGTTGCTTTTCCTTAGTGCTCGTGCAATTTCTCAGGCGTATCTCACAAGGCAGTTCCTGGTCAACCTTAAGCAG CATCACTGTCTTCTTGCATTTGCAGGATGGGAAAGCTCTACCTGATGGGCCAGTTGTAATTTCCCCTGATGGACTCTTTCCTTCCCTCTTCCGAGAGG TAATTAGAAGAGCTCCTCATGAATTTAAGATTGCATGCTTGGAG